In a genomic window of Vigna angularis cultivar LongXiaoDou No.4 chromosome 6, ASM1680809v1, whole genome shotgun sequence:
- the LOC108341841 gene encoding soluble inorganic pyrophosphatase 6, chloroplastic, with the protein MAATRAITIASNSTCTLLRKKPFVGGTALSLNNLKFGRTRRSYTCRAIYNPQIVVKEEGQPETLDYRVFFVDQSGKKVSPWHDIPLRSGDDIFNFIVEIPKESSAKMEVATDEAFTPIKQDTKKGKLRYYPYNIHWNYGLLPQTWEDPSFANSEVEGALGDNDPVDVVEIGERQGKIGEVLKVKPLGALAMIDEGELDWKIVAISLDDPRASLVNDVNDVEKHFPGTLTAIRDWFRDYKIPDGKPANKFGLGNQAANKEYALKVITETNESWNKLIKRSIPAGELSLA; encoded by the exons ATGGCGGCTACTAGAGCAATAACCATAGCGAGCAATTCCACATGCACTCTCCTTAGAAAGAAACCCTTTGTGGGTGGCACTGCCCTTTCCCTCAACAACCTCAAATTTGGTCGGACTAGGAGGTCTTATACCTGCAGGGCCATCTACAATCCCCAGATTGTCGTCAAGGAAGAAGGCCAGCCCGAAACCCTCGACTATAGAGTTTTCTTTGTTGACCAATCTGGCAAGAAG GTTTCTCCCTGGCATGATATTCCATTGCGATCGGGTGATGATATCTTCAACTTCATTGTTGAGATTCCTAAAGAATCCAGTGCAAAGATGGAGGTTGCAACTGATGAGGCTTTCACTCCCATAAAACAAGATACAAAAAAGGGAAAGCTCCGATATTATCC CTACAATATACATTGGAACTATGGCTTACTTCCACAAACATGGGAAGATCCATCTTTTGCAAACTCTGAAGTTGAAGGAGCACTGGGAGATAACGATCCAG TTGATGTTGTTGAGATTGGTGAAAGACAGGGGAAAATAGGTGAGGTTCTGAAGGTCAAACCCTTGGGTGCATTAGCCATGATTGATGAAGGAGAACTTGATTGGAAAATAGTTGCAATCTCATTAGATGATCCAAGGGCGTCATTGGTGAATGATGTTAATGACGTTGAGAAGCATTTTCCT GGAACTCTAACTGCAATTAGGGACTGGTTCAGAGACTACAAGATACCTGATGGAAAGCCTGCTAATAAATTTGGGCTCGGCAACCAGGCAGCTAATAAG GAATACGCGCTTAAGGTTATCACAGAGACCAACGAGTCCTGGAATAAACTTATTAAGAGATCAATTCCTGCAGGAGAGTTGTCTCTTGCGTAG